The following are encoded in a window of Solibacillus sp. FSL R7-0668 genomic DNA:
- a CDS encoding GNAT family N-acetyltransferase — protein sequence MQFLFFNETYQPFIDRYQLVESQLRFTNHPQAAVKLASAIRTPILVLVEGKLVTYFDLHIEEGVAPYSDNPHAILLRAFSTDVQEQGKGYAKQALQQLPGFVKKHFPTINEIVLAVNPENVVAQGLYKKCGFIDYGERREGRMGELIVMSYALES from the coding sequence ATGCAATTCTTATTTTTCAATGAAACCTATCAACCATTCATTGATCGCTATCAATTAGTTGAAAGTCAGCTGCGGTTTACAAATCATCCACAAGCAGCGGTAAAGTTGGCGAGCGCGATTCGAACGCCGATACTGGTGCTTGTTGAGGGCAAGCTGGTTACCTATTTTGATTTGCACATAGAAGAAGGGGTTGCGCCTTATTCGGATAATCCGCATGCCATTTTATTACGCGCGTTTTCTACGGATGTGCAGGAGCAAGGGAAGGGCTATGCGAAACAAGCACTTCAGCAATTGCCTGGATTTGTGAAAAAGCATTTTCCTACGATTAATGAAATTGTCCTTGCCGTGAATCCGGAAAATGTTGTAGCGCAGGGGCTGTATAAAAAATGTGGCTTTATTGATTACGGGGAACGTCGAGAGGGTAGGATGGGCGAGTTGATTGTGATGAGTTATGCGTTAGAATCGTGA
- a CDS encoding GrpB family protein, with protein MNPIVKLHAYDPNWAQQFEFEKNRILAALGDKAHGIEHIGSTSIKGLKAKPIIDILVGVPNLDEVSSYVRALHDIDFDYVPKPEFKDRLFFRKGPWGQGICHLHICEMNSSEWIEKLLFRDYLRLHPEVAEQYAKLKTELASKYPFDRPTYTKNKEPFIQSIIEKAREEIHSKGRS; from the coding sequence ATGAATCCAATCGTAAAACTGCATGCTTATGACCCCAATTGGGCGCAACAATTTGAATTCGAAAAAAATAGAATTCTTGCTGCTTTAGGTGACAAAGCTCATGGAATTGAGCATATTGGAAGCACCTCGATAAAGGGTTTAAAAGCAAAACCAATCATCGATATTCTTGTAGGTGTCCCAAATTTAGATGAAGTATCTAGCTATGTCCGTGCTTTACATGACATAGATTTCGACTATGTTCCGAAGCCTGAGTTCAAGGATCGGCTGTTTTTTAGGAAGGGACCATGGGGGCAGGGAATTTGTCATCTACATATTTGTGAAATGAATAGTAGCGAATGGATCGAAAAATTGTTATTTCGTGATTATCTTCGGTTACATCCCGAAGTCGCGGAACAATATGCCAAATTAAAGACCGAGCTAGCCTCAAAATATCCATTCGATCGACCAACATATACAAAGAACAAAGAGCCCTTTATCCAATCCATTATTGAAAAAGCGCGCGAGGA